Proteins from a single region of Chitinibacter bivalviorum:
- a CDS encoding efflux RND transporter periplasmic adaptor subunit, producing MNRFLDRIPANLNRRRVLVTILAAFAVAGVGTYAVATDKKSEGKSDVAAPAKPVLTVSLIKPKTVEWAQNISANGNVVAWQESQIGTEVGGLRLIEVNAQVGDVVKKGQVLARYNDETMQAELAQAKASVAEAEAALNEATENANRVRQLGTSGSLSAQQITQAMTQERTAQARVQAAKAQLTTATVRMNQTRIVAPDDGVISSRTATLGSVSQPGQELFKLVRKGRLEWQAEVTSSESARIKVGQDVSLAVPTGKVLSGKVRQVAPTVDTKTRNVIVYVDIKNDESGLGAAKPGMFAKGNIAVGQGKALTLPGSAILLRDGFANVFVMQSGSKVKQVRVKLGRQAEGMMEVEGIAPDAQVVASGAGFLADGDTVRVVTK from the coding sequence GCCGTTGCTGGTGTCGGCACTTATGCCGTGGCGACAGATAAAAAATCTGAAGGCAAGTCTGACGTAGCTGCGCCGGCCAAGCCTGTGCTGACCGTGTCGCTGATTAAGCCAAAAACGGTGGAATGGGCACAAAATATTTCGGCCAACGGCAATGTCGTGGCGTGGCAAGAGTCGCAAATTGGCACCGAAGTGGGTGGTTTGCGTTTGATTGAAGTGAATGCGCAAGTGGGCGATGTCGTGAAAAAAGGCCAAGTATTGGCGCGCTATAACGATGAAACGATGCAGGCTGAATTAGCGCAAGCCAAAGCCTCGGTGGCCGAAGCGGAAGCCGCGCTCAATGAAGCGACAGAAAACGCCAATCGTGTACGCCAACTGGGCACGAGTGGCTCGCTCAGCGCGCAGCAAATTACGCAGGCCATGACCCAAGAGCGCACGGCGCAAGCGCGTGTACAGGCCGCCAAAGCGCAGCTGACCACCGCAACCGTGCGGATGAATCAAACACGCATTGTCGCGCCAGATGATGGTGTGATCTCATCACGCACCGCGACCTTGGGCTCGGTGAGCCAGCCCGGGCAAGAGCTATTCAAACTGGTGCGCAAAGGCCGTTTGGAATGGCAGGCTGAAGTGACCTCTAGCGAAAGCGCTCGCATTAAAGTGGGGCAAGATGTCTCCTTGGCAGTACCGACTGGCAAGGTGCTCAGCGGTAAAGTGCGTCAGGTTGCGCCGACGGTTGATACCAAAACGCGCAATGTCATCGTTTATGTCGATATTAAAAACGACGAAAGCGGCCTAGGCGCTGCCAAGCCCGGCATGTTTGCCAAAGGCAATATCGCGGTAGGTCAGGGCAAAGCGCTGACTTTGCCAGGTAGCGCCATTTTGCTGCGCGACGGTTTTGCCAATGTGTTTGTGATGCAGTCGGGCAGCAAGGTCAAACAAGTGCGCGTCAAGCTCGGTCGTCAGGCTGAAGGCATGATGGAAGTCGAAGGCATTGCGCCCGATGCGCAAGTGGTGGCCAGCGGTGCGGGCTTCTTGGCCGATGGCGATACGGTGCGTGTCGTTACGAAATAA